From the genome of Gammaproteobacteria bacterium:
CCGCGGGCCTGGCCGAGTTTCAAAGCGGAATCGGGATTACGATGCATGAACACCCGCTCCACTGAAACTTCATTGGGTTGAAAAGTGCCGGCAATGGCGTGAATCGCCTCGAAGATCGTGCGAAGTTTTGCTCCAAGTTCATCGTCCCGGATAGGGATGCTACCGTTTGCAACATGTGTAGCACGATTCCCCGCCATGTCGATGACACCGTATCCAGTAACCTGGGAACCCGGGTCGATTCCAAGAATTCGTGTCACCTCATGCTGTCCCTTGAACCCCGGAAACGAGGCGCGTTAACATCAACTCACTTGCGCTAGTACAGCGTCCGGGATTTCTGCATTGGAATAGACCTTTTGCACATCGTCAAGGTCTTCCAACATTTCCAACAAGCGTATCATTTTCTGGGCACCGTCGTGATCGAGCGTGGTCGTGGCTGGCGCTCGCATCGTCACCTCAGCGACCTGCGGCTCAATTCCTGCGCCGGCAATCGCGTCTTTGATTACACCAAACTTACCCGGGGCTGTAATCACATCATAGGTGCCGTCGCCATCAGCGATTATATCCTCCGCTCCAGCTTCTAACGCCACATCCATAAGGCTTTCTTCATCGGTGTCGGCAGGATATGTCAACACCCCAACTTTATTGAACAGATAGGCAACCGAACCTTCTGCACCGAGGCTGCCACCGCATTTACTGAATGAATACCGCACATCCGCGACGGTTCGCTTACGATTGTCAGTCATACAGTCGATCATGACAGCGACGCCGCCCGGCCCGTAACCCTCGTAGCGGACTTCCTCCAGTGGCTCGCTGTCCCCTGCCCCCGAGCCCTTCTTGACTGCCCGATCAATAGTATCCTTCGGCATGTTATTCGACAACGCGTTGTCGATTGCCGCACGAAGTCGCGGATTAGCCGATTCATCACTGCCGCCGAGCCGCGCCGCGACAGTAATCTCTCGAATCAGCTTAGTAAACAGCTTAGCCCGCTTGGCGTCCTGCCGGCCCTTGCGATGCTGAATATTGGCCCACTTGCTATGCCCCGCCATCAGTGAATCCGCGTCATTTGACACCTGAACAAAGTGTATCACCAGCCACCTTAGCACCCAAGGCAGCGTCCAGCCACATGTCAGTCGCGGTGTCGATCATGATCGAATTCACCATGGCGCAAGAAATGCAACGTTTGCTGCGCGCCCGACGGCGCAAACAACAGCCCAGTATGCGACACGGGCAGGGTAATGCGATCGCGCATGTTGGGTAGGATTGTTTCTTCGACCGCTATGGTGCCGTCGTTTGGAAACGGTAAGGCAGGGATGACACGACCAACGCCCATAGGCAGGGTACCTGCAATCACGCCTAGCTCGTAGTTACCGGACCACGCCGGCACGCTACCGCACAAACCTTGATCGACGCTTCGCCCCAGGAGCCAACGTCCAAGGGCATGTCGTGACAATCGCCCGGCGACATGACTGCCACGGTGCGGCGTACCCAAGGTCACGACGCGGCCGGGACGTTGCTCGGGAAAAATATGAAAAAGATGCCGCACCAACAATCCACCAAGGCTATGACATACAAAGAACAGCTTAGGCACATGGATGCGCTTAATGAACTCGGACAAGGTCACCGCATTTTCCTCGGGGCTTGCATTGACGCTCGGGTAGGTAAATTGTTCGGTAAGATAGCCTGCCGCCGCCAAGCGCCGTCTGAGCAGCGACATATCCAGCCCATTCATCCAGATCCCATGAATCAGAACGACGCCTTCCTTGGTAGCTTCCTCCCGATGGGAGTGATTCACAAGACGGTGACTAACAGAGCATGGCGTGAATGGAAAACTGCCGCATCGAGACGCCCTTCACGCGTCGTTATTCCCTAAGATCACAGTGTCTCTAGTACTTGCGAAGTCAAGAAGACGTTGAATCGGGACGATAGCCTTTAATCGAGTCGCTTCATCGACGATGATTTCATTGGCTCCAGTCTCCAACACATGAGTCAGCTTCCTCAGCCCGTTCATCGCCATCCAAGGACAATGGGCACAGCTTTTACACGTCGCACTCTTTCCGCTTGTCGGTGCTTCAAGCAATAACTTTTCAGGAGCAGCCTCTTGCATCTTGTAGAAAATCCCCTTATCAGTGGCGACGATAAATTCGTCTGCATCCAAGCTTGTGACTGCATTAACCAGCGCCGTAGTCGAACCGACCACATCGGCTTGTGATACAACCGATGGCGGAGACTCTGGATGCACCAGAATTTTGGCATGGGGGTGTTCAGCGCGCATCGCCATCAGTTCCTTTCCCTTGAACTCTTCGTGCACGACACAAGCGCCCTGCCAAAGCAACATATCCGCACCGGTTTCCCTCTGGACATATTGGCCCAGGTACTTATCCGGTGCCCACAAGATCTTTTCACCGCGATCGGCAAGGAATCGAATGATCTCGGCCGCAATGCCTGAGGTCACGACCCAATCTGCGCGGGCTTTGACAGCGGCGCTGGTGTTAGCATAGACAACAACGGTACGATCCGAGTTGGCATCGCAAAACTCGCTAAACTCGTCCGCCGGACAACC
Proteins encoded in this window:
- a CDS encoding YebC/PmpR family DNA-binding transcriptional regulator, which gives rise to MAGHSKWANIQHRKGRQDAKRAKLFTKLIREITVAARLGGSDESANPRLRAAIDNALSNNMPKDTIDRAVKKGSGAGDSEPLEEVRYEGYGPGGVAVMIDCMTDNRKRTVADVRYSFSKCGGSLGAEGSVAYLFNKVGVLTYPADTDEESLMDVALEAGAEDIIADGDGTYDVITAPGKFGVIKDAIAGAGIEPQVAEVTMRAPATTTLDHDGAQKMIRLLEMLEDLDDVQKVYSNAEIPDAVLAQVS
- a CDS encoding alpha/beta hydrolase encodes the protein MNHSHREEATKEGVVLIHGIWMNGLDMSLLRRRLAAAGYLTEQFTYPSVNASPEENAVTLSEFIKRIHVPKLFFVCHSLGGLLVRHLFHIFPEQRPGRVVTLGTPHRGSHVAGRLSRHALGRWLLGRSVDQGLCGSVPAWSGNYELGVIAGTLPMGVGRVIPALPFPNDGTIAVEETILPNMRDRITLPVSHTGLLFAPSGAQQTLHFLRHGEFDHDRHRD
- the nadA gene encoding quinolinate synthase NadA; translated protein: MNIANALPAVFDRRIPPSAVPETQSEMLSSVDRADLVARIKSLLKAQDAVLVAHYYTDPDVQMLAEQTGGHVSDSLDMARFGYETDASTVVVAGVRFMGETAKILSPGKHILMPDLEATCSLDLGCPADEFSEFCDANSDRTVVVYANTSAAVKARADWVVTSGIAAEIIRFLADRGEKILWAPDKYLGQYVQRETGADMLLWQGACVVHEEFKGKELMAMRAEHPHAKILVHPESPPSVVSQADVVGSTTALVNAVTSLDADEFIVATDKGIFYKMQEAAPEKLLLEAPTSGKSATCKSCAHCPWMAMNGLRKLTHVLETGANEIIVDEATRLKAIVPIQRLLDFASTRDTVILGNNDA